One Streptomyces formicae genomic window, CGCCGCCGGAGGCGAGGATGTGCGGCAGCTCGTGGCGCAGGGAGTAGAAGACGCCGTTGAGGTTGGTGTCGATCACCCGCTGCCAGTCCTCGATGCCGTACTCGCCGGTCGGGGCGGAGGCACCGGCGATCCCCGCGTTGTTGACCGCGAGGTGCAGGCCGCCGAACGTCTCGACGGCGGACTCGACGGCGCGGCGCACGGACTCCGGGTCCGTGACGTCGACGCGCACGGCGGCTGCGCGGCCGCCCGCCTCGGTGAGGGCCGCGGCGACGTCCTTCGCGCCCTGTTCGTTGTAGTCCGCGACGACGACGGACGCACCGGCCGCGGCGAGGCGGCGGGCCACTTCGAGGCCGATGCCGGATGCGGCCCCGGTGACCAGGGCGGTCTTCCCGGCGAACCCGGCCGCGGGGTCGGTGCCCGGGGCGGCGGCGGTGGCGGTGGTGGTCGTGTCGGTGCTGGTCCCTGTGGACATGGTGGTACCTGGTTTCACTTGCCGGTGGTGCGGGGTGCGGGTTCGTCGGCGAGCGCCGCGAACGCGGCGTCGATGAGCTGCGGGAGGGGGGTGGTCGCGCCGGGCGCGATCCAGAACCGCACGGCGGTGCCGAAGGCCCCGACCGCGAGCGAGACGGCGAGCGCGGGACGCAGCTCGCGCTCGGCGTCCAGGCCGAGGCGGCGCGCGACGATCGCCACGGACTCGCCCTCGGCCTCGTCCCGCACCCGCAGATAGGCGGGCAGCAGCGAGGGCTCCTGGTGGAGCAGTCGCAGCAGGTCGCAGGAGCGGGGCTCGCGGTGCCAGGCGGCGGGGTCGTCGTCCAGCCAGCTCCGCAGGGCGCGGTAGTAGGCCGTGAGGGGGGCCTCGTCGGCGGGGCGGACGGCGAGCGCCGCGTTGATCCTGGCGTAGTCGGCGCGGAGCGCGTCGACCACGGCGTCCTCCTTGCCCGCGAAGTACCGCGAGAAGGTGCGACGGGAGACGTCGGCGCGTTCGCTGATCGTCTCGACGGTGACCCGGTCGAGGCCGTGGGCGAGGACGAGGTCCACGGCGGCGCTCGCCATGGCCTCCCGGCTCTCCTGGACCTTGCGGGTCCTGCGGCTCTCCTTGGTGCTCATGTTCTCGACTGTACTCCTCGAAGTGTCCCAATGGGACACTTGGCCCGCCGGGACACCTCCGGGGCCCGTCGCGGGCCCTCGCTCAGCCCTCCGCGACCTCGACCTGGTCGGACACCGCCACGACGAGGACCCGCGCCCCCTCCTCCGTGGCGCGCCAGCGGTGCCGCACGCCACCGGACAGGAGGACGCTGTCGCCGCGCCCGAGGCGGTGGACGCGCCCCTCCGCCTCCACCTCGACGGCACCGTCGGCGACGTACATCAACTCGTCGTTGCGGTGCAGGAATTCACGGCCCGCGTCCGACTCGCCGGTGAACTCCAGGGCGTGGAGCTGGTGTTGGCCGCGCGTCAGCGGGCGTACGCCGGTGCCCGGGGTGAGCCCGCCCGCGTCGTCCGCCCGTACGACGTCGACCACGCGACGCTCGTCGGAGGCCGCGAGGAGCTGCACGGCCGTGGTGTCCAGGGCGTCGGCGATGCGCTGGAGCGAGCGCATGCTCGGGCGGGCGCGGTCGTTCTCGATCTGGCTGAGGAACGGCACGGAGAGGCCGCTGCGCCCGGCCACCGCGGCGAGCGTGAGGTCGAGCGTCCTGCGCCGCCGCCGCACGGCGCCGCCCACGCGTGGCGTTCCGTCGCCGTCACCGCGGCCGCCGCCTCCCTCGTCCGCACCCGCACTCACGCCCACGTCCGCCCCCATGTCAGCACCCATGCCCCGCACCCTAATTCGCCCCGCGACCCGCCCCGCGCACGCCTTCGTACGGCTGTCACACGCAGGACACACTCCCCCTCTAGTTTCAAAGTCGTTCGCTGTCATCAAAGAAATTTTGATGAATGCCGCTCCGATGCCG contains:
- a CDS encoding SDR family NAD(P)-dependent oxidoreductase; translated protein: MSTGTSTDTTTTATAAAPGTDPAAGFAGKTALVTGAASGIGLEVARRLAAAGASVVVADYNEQGAKDVAAALTEAGGRAAAVRVDVTDPESVRRAVESAVETFGGLHLAVNNAGIAGASAPTGEYGIEDWQRVIDTNLNGVFYSLRHELPHILASGGGAVVNMSSILGTNGFAGSPAYSAAKHAVVGLTKTAAVEYAAQGVRVNAVGPGFIDTPLLQGAESQRAHLISLHPQGRLGTAEEVAELTLFLLSDRASFINGSYHLVDGGYAAR
- a CDS encoding helix-turn-helix domain-containing protein, with product MGADVGVSAGADEGGGGRGDGDGTPRVGGAVRRRRRTLDLTLAAVAGRSGLSVPFLSQIENDRARPSMRSLQRIADALDTTAVQLLAASDERRVVDVVRADDAGGLTPGTGVRPLTRGQHQLHALEFTGESDAGREFLHRNDELMYVADGAVEVEAEGRVHRLGRGDSVLLSGGVRHRWRATEEGARVLVVAVSDQVEVAEG
- a CDS encoding TetR family transcriptional regulator, whose amino-acid sequence is MSTKESRRTRKVQESREAMASAAVDLVLAHGLDRVTVETISERADVSRRTFSRYFAGKEDAVVDALRADYARINAALAVRPADEAPLTAYYRALRSWLDDDPAAWHREPRSCDLLRLLHQEPSLLPAYLRVRDEAEGESVAIVARRLGLDAERELRPALAVSLAVGAFGTAVRFWIAPGATTPLPQLIDAAFAALADEPAPRTTGK